The nucleotide sequence TCCCTTCTCCAATTTGAAACTTACTTCAATTTAAGAGAGATTCTGAAccgttttttgttgttgtagggATTCCTGGTCTAGACGAATCTTATCTACCGAGGTGGATCGGGTACGGATTCGGATCGCTTATTCTCCTCAATCACTTCTCAGCTTCACCTCCAATCAGCGAATCGCAGCTGGTATGTGGAAAGACCTGGTTTAATCCGGTTACGTTTTAATTGTTTCTTGGTTTACTTCGGTTAAGAGTAGCAATGACTTACTTGCATGATTGTGTATTATTGTGATAGAGATCAGAGGCTTTAGGGTTATCACTTGCTGCCTTCTCAACAGCTTTACCTTACTTTGGCAAGTTCCTCAAGGTTAAAATCTTCTTTACATTTGCCTTTTACTGCTTTTGTTTCGGCATATTTAGTGAAATAAGCTTTTACTGTTTTAGGGTACTGaagtggagaagagaagcttACCTGAAGAGGGAGAGCAGGTTTTTGTGATATCATCAAGTATTGGAGACTCTTTGAAGGAGGATTTGGCTTGGTCAACTTATGTTTTGTTGAGGAATACAAGTACCGTAGCTGTGGTATGGTGTTCAAGCCTTCCTTCCTTGTTCTTAGTTCTCTGTTTTACTAAGAAAGTTTACTTTTTTTCTTACTTCAGATGATATCGATTCAAGGTGAGCTTTGCGTTCGTGGGTACTGGAACTGCCCTGGTCAAATGTCAAAGGCTCAACTACACGACTGGTTCAAGAGAAAGACTGATGAGATAGGCCTGGCTGATGTTAAGGAGACTCTTTATTTCCCTCAGTATGCAGGTATATATTGTGTtccttgagttttttttttttcagcagTGTGGCGGCGACCCTCTTTTGCATATATGTTAAACTTTTAGTTTGATTTTAGGTTCTGGATTGTCGTGGGATGTTCTTCCTGATGGGACGCGTTCTGTTTTTGTGCAACCTCTGCTACGAAATGTAAATGAATCGGAGAAAGTGGATGGGTTTTTGATGGTGGCTTCTACTGCTGGATATGCATATAGCGATAAAGATAGAGCCTGGATTGGAGCCATGGCTGATAAATTCAGAGGTTAGCTAGTTCTTATGGATGTATATGATAATAAGGATTTGTTGCTTctcccttttttttcttttttgtgcgTTTTTGTTAAATTGAGCAAACTAAGACAAAATCTTCTCATGGTATCTAATTGTGAGACCAGAGCTGAGTGGTTGTTCCTTTTGCTAATTTATCTGGTACCacccaaaaatgaaaaatattttggtatccACGACCAAAAGCATTGAACATCGTATTTGCCAGGTCCTAGGATAATTGGTTTCTTATTTGAATTTGCTAGTGTCCTCACCGTAAAAATGAATATCCGTATGTATTATCATGAAAGGAAATATCAAACCtatttctataatttattttttaatgtgttttccttCTTATGACTTGCAGGATGACATGAGCTACAAGAATCTTGATTGATAATTGTAACATTTGACTCGTATCTTGATTGATGACTGGCGGAACACTTCAGTTCCTACAGGAATTTCTCGAGGCCATAAACCAAATTCTGTAAAACCAAAAAGAGAACAAGGACAAGAAGTCATTAAATAAAAGTAAGACATCAATTGATGGACAATTCTCGCATGTTTCCTTGTTACCTTGAGGCGTACCACCTTTCTGATAGCGAGAAGTAGTCCAGGCATTAGGGACCTTACATCAAGTATGTCGTGTTTAACTGTGTAAACCTGTGTCCAGCAGTTTGTGTTAGAGAACATgatttttagtttgattttgaaATAGAAGACtgtaataaattaataataattacatCTCCTGGACtt is from Raphanus sativus cultivar WK10039 unplaced genomic scaffold, ASM80110v3 Scaffold1115, whole genome shotgun sequence and encodes:
- the LOC130503763 gene encoding protein COFACTOR ASSEMBLY OF COMPLEX C SUBUNIT B CCB2, chloroplastic encodes the protein MSVRICNFPSHPSFLLQPRSQSQTAARSTRIFARTENESSRSDQQQLNLSVLRFTFGIPGLDESYLPRWIGYGFGSLILLNHFSASPPISESQLRSEALGLSLAAFSTALPYFGKFLKGTEVEKRSLPEEGEQVFVISSSIGDSLKEDLAWSTYVLLRNTSTVAVMISIQGELCVRGYWNCPGQMSKAQLHDWFKRKTDEIGLADVKETLYFPQYAGSGLSWDVLPDGTRSVFVQPLLRNVNESEKVDGFLMVASTAGYAYSDKDRAWIGAMADKFRG